A genomic segment from Chitinophaga flava encodes:
- a CDS encoding ArsO family NAD(P)H-dependent flavin-containing monooxygenase, with translation MEYDVIIIGGGQSALAVAYYLRRTSLRYLLLDSEARPGGAWQHAWHSLSLFSPAQWSSLPGIFMPGGQQHYPSRDETIHYLQEYENRYQFPVQRPVKVLSVEKEGNIYLLQTSAGSYRARAVVSATGSFANPYIPDIPGKDLFLGNILHSSQYREPGAFSGQRVAIVGEGNSGAQLLADISPVADTLWITRQAPEFLPDHIDGKYLFDAATMQYEAMQQGKDFQRPSLGHIVMVPSVKTARANGVYQHYLPSFDYFYPEGIGWKDGKKETADAVIFCTGFRPVLEHLRPLGIIHPNGRIETKGTRATTIAGLWLVGYGQWTGFASATLIGVGRTARQTVDELNNYLQ, from the coding sequence ATGGAATATGACGTGATCATTATCGGAGGAGGCCAGAGTGCACTGGCAGTAGCTTATTATCTCAGGCGTACGTCCCTGCGTTATTTACTATTGGACAGTGAAGCCCGCCCTGGTGGCGCCTGGCAGCATGCCTGGCATTCTCTGTCGTTGTTCTCTCCGGCGCAATGGAGCTCACTGCCCGGCATATTCATGCCAGGCGGACAGCAGCATTATCCCAGTCGCGACGAAACCATCCACTATCTGCAGGAATATGAAAACCGGTACCAGTTTCCGGTACAAAGACCAGTGAAAGTACTGAGCGTAGAAAAAGAAGGAAACATTTACCTCCTGCAAACAAGCGCCGGCAGCTACCGCGCGCGCGCAGTGGTGAGTGCTACCGGTAGTTTTGCCAATCCGTATATCCCGGATATTCCCGGCAAAGACCTCTTCCTCGGCAATATCCTGCACTCCTCCCAATACCGCGAACCAGGCGCTTTCAGCGGACAACGGGTAGCCATTGTAGGCGAAGGTAATTCCGGTGCACAACTGCTCGCTGATATATCACCAGTCGCCGATACCCTGTGGATTACACGACAGGCACCCGAATTCCTGCCCGACCATATCGATGGCAAATATCTTTTTGACGCAGCCACCATGCAATATGAAGCTATGCAGCAGGGGAAAGACTTTCAGCGTCCTTCCCTTGGCCATATTGTGATGGTGCCTTCCGTTAAAACAGCCAGGGCCAATGGTGTGTACCAACACTATCTACCCTCTTTCGACTATTTCTATCCCGAAGGAATTGGCTGGAAAGATGGAAAAAAAGAAACAGCCGATGCCGTTATATTCTGTACCGGCTTCCGCCCTGTACTCGAACATCTTCGGCCACTGGGTATTATCCATCCCAACGGAAGGATAGAAACCAAAGGCACCAGAGCCACCACCATAGCAGGTTTGTGGCTGGTAGGCTACGGACAATGGACCGGCTTTGCCTCTGCCACCCTGATCGGCGTAGGCAGGACAGCCCGACAGACTGTTGATGAACTCAACAACTATCTGCAATAA
- a CDS encoding carcinine hydrolase/isopenicillin-N N-acyltransferase family protein: protein MKPFILLCWLCLFTGVLPAAACSILYYIDAQTGKIYAVNNEDYWYDVNPYIKILPHKDNQLARLWYGWNGRAQGGVNEAGLFFDGATTPLEKRIKGYSNPSGNLGDEILATCSTVEEALTLLEEKKVALTDGHMLLGDRFGHATVVEWVDGKRNLINIKDNVLMATNFLLTDKEKGNYPCPRYAAMEAAVKQLQAAGKPAGLKEIGNIAARAVQPKAMGPHHREYGTLYSSFINITDMELVLVYKLDNSKLTKLDLKAEFAKPTEQTIRLQ from the coding sequence ATGAAACCTTTCATCCTGCTTTGCTGGCTTTGTTTGTTCACAGGCGTATTGCCTGCTGCAGCCTGTTCTATTTTGTATTACATAGATGCACAAACGGGAAAGATTTATGCAGTGAATAATGAAGACTACTGGTATGATGTAAACCCTTATATTAAAATTCTTCCGCATAAAGATAACCAGCTGGCCCGGCTATGGTACGGATGGAATGGCAGAGCGCAGGGAGGGGTGAATGAAGCAGGTTTGTTTTTTGATGGGGCTACCACACCGCTGGAGAAACGGATAAAAGGATACAGTAATCCTTCCGGCAACCTGGGTGATGAGATACTGGCGACTTGCAGCACAGTAGAAGAAGCGCTTACATTGCTGGAAGAAAAGAAGGTGGCGCTCACAGATGGCCATATGTTGCTGGGAGACAGGTTCGGACATGCCACTGTGGTAGAGTGGGTAGATGGCAAAAGAAACCTGATCAATATTAAAGACAATGTGCTGATGGCAACCAACTTCCTGTTAACTGATAAGGAAAAAGGAAATTATCCCTGTCCGCGTTATGCTGCGATGGAGGCTGCGGTGAAACAACTGCAGGCCGCTGGAAAGCCGGCAGGGCTCAAAGAAATAGGAAATATTGCCGCCAGGGCTGTACAGCCCAAAGCCATGGGCCCTCATCATCGGGAATACGGTACCCTGTATTCCAGTTTTATCAATATCACGGACATGGAGTTGGTGCTGGTGTATAAACTGGACAATTCGAAACTCACTAAGCTGGACCTGAAGGCTGAATTTGCAAAGCCAACGGAACAAACCATCCGGCTGCAATAA
- a CDS encoding carboxylesterase family protein — protein sequence MKKNISVFALLALLLSLAVAAQQQPTAYSLVHSTANPKHVDSIKAAIRGIDAHVFQPYQFRTIKYRLLTPLSVGRNKRYPLVLVLHGSGAVGTDNISQLGILAKMWAMQDIRKDYPAYVVAPQFPERSSNYVMDSIRGMLVSVPGPNTNTVLQLIDSLKQVLSVDTNRIYVIGFSMGASSVYNSIGLRPGLFAAGVAVSGIPDFNHLPVLASTPLWTIHGNADHENPFRTDSLLQQTLRGSRQRFWEADQLGHEIYSELYTTAILPAWLFSQQR from the coding sequence ATGAAAAAAAATATTTCCGTTTTCGCCCTATTGGCGTTACTGCTGTCGTTAGCCGTTGCCGCCCAACAGCAGCCCACAGCCTATTCCCTGGTTCATTCCACCGCAAACCCCAAGCACGTTGACAGTATAAAAGCCGCTATCCGCGGGATAGACGCGCATGTTTTTCAGCCTTATCAATTCAGGACTATCAAATATCGTTTACTCACACCACTGTCTGTTGGTCGCAACAAACGTTATCCACTGGTGCTGGTGCTGCATGGTTCCGGAGCGGTGGGCACAGACAATATCAGCCAGCTGGGTATACTGGCTAAGATGTGGGCCATGCAGGACATCAGGAAGGACTATCCCGCATATGTAGTAGCACCACAGTTTCCGGAGCGTTCTTCCAATTATGTGATGGATAGCATTCGGGGGATGCTGGTATCAGTACCTGGCCCCAATACCAATACGGTGTTACAACTCATTGATTCCTTAAAGCAGGTATTGTCTGTGGATACCAACAGAATTTATGTGATAGGTTTTTCGATGGGCGCGTCCAGTGTTTACAACAGCATTGGTCTGCGGCCAGGTCTCTTTGCGGCCGGGGTGGCTGTTTCCGGCATACCCGACTTCAACCACCTGCCGGTGCTGGCTTCCACGCCATTATGGACTATCCATGGCAACGCAGACCATGAAAATCCATTCCGCACTGATTCCTTGTTACAGCAAACGCTACGGGGCAGCCGGCAGCGCTTCTGGGAAGCAGACCAGCTGGGCCATGAGATATACAGTGAACTTTATACCACGGCTATATTACCGGCATGGTTGTTTAGTCAGCAGCGTTAA
- a CDS encoding DUF4397 domain-containing protein, translating into MEKNTLLLTVFAAVGLLSCKEDKNKPAAQQALLMAVNAAPQAGPVNVVYNDRKRVNKLPYGSYSNRYGNAYRSITTLDTDDLMVETEDGKVVIADNLCVEQGKKYSLFIYDTLQGSPSRLNYSLVPDNIPAPAIGQAQVRFLHLSPDAAPVLVDIFKETDSVRLTATPMPYLANIRKPAEVAGFKPVKGGVYQVKVKQLHGDIMETILDIPRVKLADRGTITLYLKGLMNGQPPYSLDLGLIRH; encoded by the coding sequence ATGGAAAAGAATACCTTGCTGTTAACTGTTTTTGCTGCTGTTGGACTTTTATCCTGTAAGGAGGATAAAAACAAGCCTGCAGCCCAGCAGGCATTGCTGATGGCTGTTAATGCGGCTCCCCAGGCGGGCCCGGTAAACGTAGTGTATAACGATAGAAAACGAGTGAACAAACTTCCCTACGGCAGCTATAGCAACCGTTATGGTAACGCCTACAGAAGTATTACCACACTAGACACAGACGACCTGATGGTGGAAACCGAAGATGGTAAAGTGGTGATAGCCGATAATCTGTGCGTGGAACAGGGGAAAAAATATTCTCTTTTTATTTATGATACACTCCAGGGCAGCCCTTCCAGGCTTAACTATTCCCTGGTGCCCGATAATATACCAGCGCCAGCCATAGGCCAGGCCCAGGTACGTTTTCTGCATCTTTCTCCCGATGCGGCCCCTGTACTGGTAGATATCTTTAAGGAAACAGACAGTGTACGCCTCACAGCGACTCCTATGCCTTATCTGGCTAATATCCGTAAACCCGCTGAGGTGGCCGGTTTTAAACCGGTGAAAGGAGGTGTCTACCAGGTGAAAGTAAAACAGCTCCATGGAGACATCATGGAAACTATTCTCGATATTCCCCGTGTAAAACTCGCCGACAGAGGTACCATCACCCTTTATCTGAAAGGACTGATGAACGGCCAACCGCCCTATTCACTGGATCTCGGGCTGATCAGGCATTAA
- a CDS encoding response regulator transcription factor has translation MNILLIEDEPRVAAFIRKGLEAHQHTVTVAYDGQDGCHVAMQYDYDLVILDRLLPTLHGLEVCRRIKSHKKGLPILMLTALGTVRDKVQGFESGADDYMPKPFHFDELLARINALHRRGQTVTPAAVYRVADLELNCYNRTVFRDNKEIFLTVKEFSLLEVLITNKNRVLSRAHMAETVWGIDFNRGTNLIDVYINYLRAKVDKGFSKPLIHTVIGVGYVLREM, from the coding sequence ATGAATATCTTATTGATAGAAGACGAACCTAGAGTAGCAGCGTTTATCAGAAAAGGACTGGAAGCACATCAACATACGGTAACTGTAGCATACGACGGACAGGATGGTTGCCATGTAGCCATGCAGTATGATTATGATCTGGTGATACTGGACCGGCTCTTGCCTACCTTACATGGACTGGAAGTATGCAGACGTATCAAATCCCATAAAAAGGGCCTGCCGATATTGATGCTCACTGCATTGGGAACCGTCAGGGACAAAGTACAGGGCTTTGAAAGCGGCGCCGATGATTATATGCCCAAACCCTTTCATTTCGATGAACTGCTGGCACGCATCAATGCGCTGCACCGTCGCGGTCAGACCGTAACTCCGGCAGCAGTGTACCGGGTGGCCGACCTGGAACTGAACTGCTATAACCGTACCGTGTTCCGGGATAATAAAGAGATCTTTCTAACTGTAAAAGAGTTCTCTCTGCTGGAAGTGCTGATCACCAATAAAAACAGAGTACTCTCCCGTGCACATATGGCAGAAACAGTATGGGGCATTGACTTTAACAGAGGTACCAACCTCATAGACGTATATATCAATTACCTCCGCGCCAAAGTGGACAAAGGTTTCTCCAAACCGCTCATCCATACCGTTATTGGCGTAGGATATGTATTGAGAGAAATGTAA
- a CDS encoding sensor histidine kinase, giving the protein MTVRNRLSLQFTFLFAVLLFILLAGIYSLVERNRKISFYDKLEDRAMTVAQFYLAEDNLSQEGFLAVLKKYPRSLNQEVIRIYNNQFEPVFIKEDTVRWDKTTLQQVVSQKRIRFTRNGQQACAIYYMDNSGNFIIVATAVDSNGIENMRQLAWIMSIAFLLSLLITYILGRIFSRMALSPINHVIDNVRTIRATSLDKRLHVNAHKTDEIDELSITINHLLEHLEQSFEAQRVFIANASHELRTPITAILGEAEIALLQNRNTEEYKTTLRNVVEDATKLTSLISSLLELAQANMDNNDLQQVSMNELLWEVVDEWSNNGHYPVKIVFRFGLDVSKVTMQGHRHLLFLALSNVVKNAIKFSAGEEVYCELNATDTQIHVTVSDKGIGIPEGETEKIFRPFYRSANAMSYAGFGIGLSLTEKIVRLHNGAIHVHSSSGAGTTFRFVFPR; this is encoded by the coding sequence ATGACTGTAAGAAACAGGTTATCCCTGCAATTCACTTTTTTGTTTGCCGTGCTCCTCTTCATCCTGCTGGCCGGCATTTATTCCCTGGTGGAAAGAAATCGTAAAATCAGCTTTTACGATAAACTGGAAGACCGGGCCATGACCGTGGCCCAGTTTTATCTCGCAGAAGATAACCTTTCACAGGAAGGTTTCCTCGCAGTCTTAAAAAAATACCCCCGCTCCCTTAATCAGGAAGTAATCAGAATTTACAACAACCAGTTTGAACCGGTATTTATCAAAGAAGATACCGTACGCTGGGACAAAACCACCCTGCAACAGGTGGTTAGCCAGAAACGGATACGCTTCACCCGCAATGGACAGCAGGCCTGCGCCATCTATTATATGGATAACTCCGGTAACTTCATCATCGTAGCCACCGCAGTAGACAGCAACGGTATCGAAAATATGCGGCAGCTGGCCTGGATCATGAGTATAGCCTTCCTGTTATCATTATTAATTACGTATATACTAGGCCGTATTTTCTCCCGCATGGCCCTGAGTCCCATCAATCACGTCATCGATAATGTAAGGACCATCCGGGCCACCAGCCTCGATAAACGCTTACATGTCAATGCTCACAAAACAGACGAAATAGATGAATTATCCATCACCATCAATCATCTGCTTGAACATCTGGAACAATCATTCGAAGCACAACGAGTGTTTATTGCTAATGCTTCGCATGAGCTGAGAACACCTATCACCGCCATTTTGGGAGAAGCAGAAATAGCCCTCCTGCAGAACAGAAACACCGAAGAATATAAAACCACACTACGAAATGTAGTGGAAGACGCCACCAAACTCACCAGCCTTATCAGCAGCCTGCTGGAGCTGGCCCAGGCCAATATGGACAATAATGACCTCCAACAGGTAAGCATGAACGAACTGCTGTGGGAAGTGGTAGATGAATGGAGCAACAACGGACATTATCCCGTGAAAATAGTCTTCCGCTTTGGTCTGGATGTATCGAAGGTAACCATGCAGGGACATCGGCATTTGTTGTTTCTCGCTTTAAGCAATGTCGTTAAAAACGCGATTAAGTTTTCAGCAGGCGAAGAAGTATACTGCGAATTGAATGCCACCGATACACAGATTCATGTTACCGTCAGCGACAAAGGCATCGGTATCCCGGAAGGAGAAACAGAAAAAATATTCCGGCCGTTTTATCGCAGCGCCAATGCTATGTCCTATGCGGGTTTTGGCATCGGACTTTCTCTCACTGAAAAAATTGTACGCCTGCACAACGGTGCTATTCACGTACATTCTTCTTCCGGGGCAGGCACTACATTTCGTTTTGTATTTCCCCGATAA
- a CDS encoding SusC/RagA family TonB-linked outer membrane protein — MFVVLLVLSITGMAQQRTIKGTVIDSLTQQPLIGVSVSVPGTPNGVATDANGHYTIMMPGGKNNLRFSYIGYSDLSVKAISGNDVMDVSLSSTSQALTGVVITGYTQQSKSRTTGAVTSLPVAMTTQAPVASFDVMLQGRAPGLYVGTPTGQPGEAGRVSIRGLGSINGDVNPLYVVDGVPVANNSFAALNAEDFETIHVLKDAAATAQYGSRAANGVIVITTKKGKAWEDGKVRVNYRGQYGVSNLNSSKWDMMNTDQRLQFEEILQDPSMPGWAYSKNNPNKMVNGTLVPKTAEDFAFGTQYLDSLRKINTDWRKHLLRQGRIQTHSLNVSGGNEKTTFYLSGGYFNQQGIALNSGLERYSLRGNIQNRSGRFKTTLNIGISTATIKYIQDEGVAEEGGAAVGGGGITEKNPIAALYYALPYESPYGKPGSGRYGANALDAYANSLKKDNQIKGVMSLNETVDLSKEFQLTGTVGMDFQQNNTTEYLTPDSWYGKLVSNGNQGSYQRGLNNRLGLVATGGLRYNKQWGKNHEIEANLLSEINKIKGNGFGYTGYGLVSELPGTPAGITPGTPDNNFIPTLSGQTTPNRLLVSQIGLFRYSYGDKYTFSASLRRDGSSQVPANNRYKFFYAFGGNWNILAEDFMKETHAFSTLRLRASYGLTGNAGGFTSDYGFRTLYSPADYNGNKTLVPITPGNPAYNWEMNRIGDVGLEFGFFRNRLRGEIDVYNRVTEGLFVNRNLSITTGFATIAANAGKVRNRGIELMLEGDAIKNRDFSLTLGVNLAYNKNKILSLGGEEQIFADEATMNMVGRPLGSFYAVRWQGVDPQTGAPIYLDKEGKETNTYNPDDAVPMKATYDPPLIGGATMSIRYKRFDLSMLVSFIHGMSRLNYPDLYAHSGSPNYRQYSQSKDMLSIWQKPGDVSQYPGAQYATYFTSRNVTSADYVKLRNITLGYNVPIPARMTGAIRNVKVFASGQNLLSIMKWRGFDPEDANDIAQYEYPMPRTITGGINVTF; from the coding sequence TTGTTTGTAGTTCTGCTGGTATTATCCATTACCGGTATGGCCCAGCAACGGACCATTAAAGGTACGGTCATAGACTCGCTCACGCAGCAGCCATTGATCGGCGTGAGTGTGTCTGTGCCCGGCACTCCCAATGGCGTAGCAACAGATGCCAACGGCCATTATACCATTATGATGCCCGGAGGGAAAAACAATCTCCGTTTTTCGTATATAGGTTACAGTGACCTTTCTGTAAAAGCCATCTCCGGCAACGATGTAATGGATGTATCTCTTTCATCCACATCACAGGCGCTTACAGGAGTAGTGATCACCGGTTACACACAGCAAAGCAAATCCCGCACCACCGGCGCTGTCACCAGTCTGCCTGTAGCTATGACCACACAGGCACCGGTAGCCTCCTTCGATGTAATGCTGCAGGGACGTGCACCCGGTTTATATGTCGGTACTCCTACTGGTCAGCCCGGTGAAGCCGGCAGGGTATCTATCCGTGGCCTAGGCTCTATCAACGGAGATGTTAACCCTTTATATGTAGTAGATGGTGTGCCTGTAGCCAACAACTCCTTTGCCGCCCTCAACGCAGAAGACTTTGAAACCATACACGTATTAAAAGATGCAGCCGCCACCGCACAATACGGCTCCAGAGCCGCCAATGGCGTCATCGTGATCACCACCAAAAAAGGAAAAGCCTGGGAAGATGGAAAAGTGCGGGTCAACTACCGCGGCCAGTACGGCGTATCCAATCTCAACAGCTCCAAATGGGATATGATGAACACCGATCAGCGGCTGCAGTTTGAAGAAATACTGCAAGACCCCAGCATGCCAGGATGGGCTTATTCCAAAAATAATCCCAACAAAATGGTGAATGGTACGCTGGTACCTAAAACAGCGGAAGACTTTGCCTTTGGCACCCAATATCTCGATAGCCTCCGGAAGATCAACACCGACTGGCGCAAACACCTGTTACGCCAGGGCCGCATCCAGACACATTCCCTGAATGTTTCCGGTGGCAACGAAAAAACAACTTTCTATCTCTCCGGTGGATATTTTAATCAGCAAGGTATTGCGCTGAATTCTGGCCTGGAGCGTTATAGCCTGCGCGGCAACATACAAAACCGCAGCGGCAGATTTAAAACCACATTGAACATCGGTATCTCCACCGCTACCATCAAATATATACAGGATGAAGGTGTAGCAGAAGAAGGCGGCGCAGCTGTCGGCGGCGGCGGCATCACCGAAAAAAATCCTATCGCAGCATTATACTATGCATTACCATATGAGTCTCCTTATGGCAAACCAGGTTCCGGCCGCTATGGCGCCAATGCACTCGACGCCTATGCCAACAGTCTGAAAAAAGATAACCAGATAAAAGGCGTGATGTCTTTGAATGAAACCGTAGACCTCAGCAAAGAGTTTCAGTTGACCGGTACTGTTGGTATGGACTTCCAGCAGAACAACACCACCGAATACCTTACACCTGATTCCTGGTATGGTAAACTGGTGAGCAACGGTAACCAGGGCTCTTATCAGAGAGGACTGAACAACCGCCTTGGACTGGTGGCCACCGGCGGATTACGCTATAACAAACAATGGGGCAAAAACCATGAAATAGAAGCCAACCTCTTATCTGAAATCAATAAAATAAAAGGTAACGGTTTCGGCTACACGGGGTATGGTCTTGTTTCCGAACTGCCTGGTACACCTGCTGGTATTACTCCCGGCACACCGGATAACAACTTTATTCCCACCCTCAGCGGACAAACAACACCCAACAGATTACTGGTATCACAGATTGGACTGTTCCGTTATTCCTACGGTGACAAATATACGTTTTCTGCCAGCCTGCGCCGCGATGGATCTTCCCAGGTGCCTGCTAACAACCGTTACAAATTCTTCTACGCCTTTGGTGGTAACTGGAACATCCTGGCAGAAGATTTTATGAAAGAAACACATGCCTTCAGCACCCTGCGCCTGAGAGCCAGCTACGGTCTTACCGGCAATGCCGGTGGCTTCACCAGCGACTATGGCTTCAGAACCTTATACAGCCCTGCTGATTACAACGGTAATAAAACACTGGTTCCTATTACACCCGGCAACCCTGCCTACAACTGGGAAATGAACCGTATCGGCGATGTGGGACTTGAGTTTGGTTTCTTCCGCAACAGACTGCGTGGTGAAATAGATGTGTACAACCGTGTTACAGAAGGTTTGTTTGTAAACCGTAACCTCTCCATCACTACCGGCTTTGCTACGATAGCCGCCAATGCCGGCAAAGTACGTAACCGTGGTATAGAGCTGATGCTGGAAGGTGATGCTATCAAAAACAGAGACTTCTCCCTGACCCTGGGCGTGAATCTGGCCTATAACAAAAACAAAATTCTGAGTCTGGGTGGAGAAGAACAGATCTTTGCCGACGAAGCTACTATGAACATGGTAGGCCGTCCGCTGGGCAGCTTCTACGCCGTACGCTGGCAAGGAGTAGATCCGCAGACAGGTGCACCGATCTATCTGGATAAAGAAGGAAAAGAAACCAATACCTACAATCCCGATGATGCCGTACCGATGAAGGCCACCTACGATCCGCCACTGATCGGTGGTGCCACAATGAGCATCCGTTACAAACGTTTCGACCTGTCTATGCTGGTGAGCTTTATCCATGGTATGTCCCGTCTCAACTATCCTGACCTGTATGCACACTCCGGCAGTCCCAACTACCGCCAGTACAGCCAGTCTAAAGACATGCTCAGCATATGGCAGAAACCAGGCGATGTAAGCCAGTATCCCGGCGCACAGTATGCCACTTATTTTACTTCCAGAAATGTGACCAGTGCGGATTATGTGAAGTTGCGCAATATCACCCTCGGATACAATGTACCTATCCCTGCACGCATGACCGGCGCCATCCGTAATGTTAAAGTGTTTGCCAGCGGCCAGAACCTGCTGTCGATCATGAAATGGCGTGGCTTCGATCCGGAAGATGCCAACGATATCGCACAATACGAATACCCGATGCCTCGCACTATCACCGGTGGTATCAATGTAACCTTCTAA